A stretch of the Deltaproteobacteria bacterium genome encodes the following:
- a CDS encoding HyaD/HybD family hydrogenase maturation endopeptidase: MNSETGNQQIMVLGVGCILYTDEGFGVRVIERIEERYTFPENVSVVDGGVLGTNLLGVISLADHLIVVDAIRNKGNPGDLYRLYGDQIPKRIRAKNSIHQVDFLEALTLCSALDKVPDTVIVGVEPEDIDTCSIDMSPVIQERIDPVIQMVLEELDRLGVTYSKRKNQRPPAACEGS, from the coding sequence ATGAATTCAGAAACAGGCAATCAACAGATCATGGTCCTGGGGGTGGGCTGCATCCTGTACACGGACGAAGGGTTCGGCGTGCGCGTCATCGAACGCATCGAAGAGCGGTACACCTTTCCCGAAAACGTGTCCGTCGTGGACGGTGGCGTGCTGGGAACCAACCTTCTGGGCGTCATCAGCCTGGCAGACCACCTGATCGTGGTGGACGCCATCCGCAACAAGGGCAATCCCGGTGACCTGTACCGCCTCTACGGCGACCAGATTCCCAAGCGCATCAGGGCCAAGAATTCGATTCACCAGGTCGATTTTCTGGAGGCGCTGACCCTTTGCTCGGCCCTGGACAAGGTGCCGGACACGGTGATCGTCGGGGTGGAGCCCGAGGATATCGACACGTGCAGCATCGACATGTCCCCGGTAATTCAGGAGCGGATCGACCCGGTCATCCAGATGGTGCTCGAGGAGTTGGACCGGTTGGGCGTTACGTATAGCAAAAGGAAAAATCAGCGACCTCCGGCAGCTTGTGAAGGGAGTTAA